The proteins below are encoded in one region of Candidatus Omnitrophota bacterium:
- a CDS encoding WbuC family cupin fold metalloprotein — protein sequence MIKVTTELMKDISAKAKSSARKRTNYNFHKNLSDPIQRMLNAAEPGTYIQPHKHESPDKIEVFIILSGRAVMVEYDSAGNIADHIILDAKDGAKAVEIPPRHWHSFITLKPGTVLYEVKEGPYDEKADKHFASWAPSESLKEKALEFNKSVLVKLKIEER from the coding sequence ATGATAAAAGTTACGACCGAACTTATGAAGGACATCTCGGCCAAAGCAAAATCGTCCGCCAGGAAGCGGACGAACTACAATTTCCACAAAAATCTCTCCGATCCTATCCAGCGCATGCTGAACGCGGCGGAGCCCGGCACTTATATCCAGCCGCACAAACATGAATCCCCCGACAAGATCGAGGTTTTTATCATACTTAGCGGAAGGGCCGTCATGGTTGAGTATGACTCTGCCGGCAACATAGCCGATCATATTATTCTCGACGCGAAAGACGGGGCAAAAGCGGTAGAAATACCGCCGAGACATTGGCATTCTTTTATAACGTTAAAGCCCGGCACAGTATTGTACGAAGTAAAGGAAGGCCCGTACGACGAAAAAGCCGACAAGCATTTTGCCTCATGGGCACCTTCGGAAAGCTTAAAAGAAAAAGCGCTGGAGTTTAATAAATCGGTTCTTGTGAAATTAAAAATAGAGGAAAGGTGA
- a CDS encoding sensor histidine kinase KdpD, translating into MTNENNNIDEILARVKSEGSNRGKLKIFFGAMAGVGKTYSMLEAARVLKKEGIDVVVGYVETHGRADTDVLLEGLEILFRKEVSYKNIKLSEFDVDSALKRRPSTILVDELAHSNAPGSRHPKRWQDVEELLDAGINVYTTLNVQHCDSANDVVAQVTGVTVRETVPDTFVEKADDIELVDLPPEDLLKRLKEGKVYLGEQAQRAIQNFFQIGNLIALRQLALQYTARIVDAKMRSYKQAYSITKVWNVRDRLLVCISASPRATRLIRAGKRIASSIGVEWIVAYVEPISQIPNRRGKADIVETMRFAERLGAETVTLTGLNIAETIIEYARSRNITKIIIGKPGKPKWHEFIFGSVINALARKCGEIDLYLMSGETQEPPAKYEAPTLKPFPWKGLLWAMGVVAICTIVDSFLFKHLSLVNLIMIYLLGVTWIAYKYGRRASIIASILSVLSFDFFFVPPYFTFAVADVEYFITFTVMLAVGVIIGSLTGRLRQQTTAMRLRENRTQALYYLNRDLAKTSSLDEIFQISVHYVQEFFKCPAVIFTPVKGKSIAIRFGDTKVMPLSPNEEAVAQWVYEHRKMAGKDTDTLPGSRGIYLPLTGAEKTVGVIGLFPREERQLNDPDQLHILEIFVKQTASAVEGAQLAAAAVKTDAEIESQRLRNLLLSTFSLDLPAPLKIISEATAELLKPENMDDKLKRSELIQKIREQAQRLNDLSSEMTKIIKSEE; encoded by the coding sequence ATGACAAACGAAAATAATAATATCGACGAAATTCTGGCGCGGGTAAAGAGCGAAGGATCTAACCGCGGAAAGCTTAAGATTTTCTTCGGGGCAATGGCCGGAGTAGGGAAAACTTATTCCATGCTTGAAGCGGCAAGAGTTCTGAAAAAAGAAGGAATTGATGTTGTTGTCGGTTACGTAGAGACGCATGGACGCGCAGACACAGACGTTTTATTAGAGGGCCTTGAAATCCTGTTTCGTAAAGAAGTGTCATATAAAAACATCAAACTTAGTGAATTCGATGTTGATTCGGCCTTAAAGAGGCGTCCCTCTACGATATTGGTTGATGAGTTGGCTCACTCGAACGCCCCCGGTTCTCGTCATCCTAAGCGTTGGCAGGATGTAGAGGAGCTCTTGGACGCAGGCATTAATGTCTATACGACTCTAAATGTCCAACACTGTGATAGCGCCAATGACGTTGTGGCCCAGGTTACAGGGGTAACAGTGCGCGAAACCGTCCCTGATACCTTTGTTGAAAAAGCAGACGATATAGAATTAGTAGATCTCCCTCCAGAAGACTTACTTAAGCGCCTCAAAGAAGGCAAAGTTTATCTTGGTGAGCAAGCCCAGCGGGCAATCCAGAATTTCTTTCAGATAGGAAATCTTATTGCACTGCGCCAATTAGCACTACAGTATACAGCTAGGATCGTAGACGCTAAAATGCGATCCTATAAACAGGCGTATTCTATAACAAAGGTTTGGAATGTAAGAGATCGACTTTTAGTATGCATAAGCGCCAGCCCTCGAGCCACACGGCTTATACGGGCAGGAAAGCGCATTGCTTCCAGCATTGGTGTTGAATGGATTGTTGCTTACGTTGAGCCGATTTCTCAAATACCTAATAGAAGGGGCAAGGCCGATATAGTAGAGACAATGCGCTTTGCCGAACGATTGGGCGCTGAAACGGTTACACTTACCGGGTTAAATATAGCGGAGACTATAATCGAATACGCTCGGTCAAGGAACATCACAAAAATTATTATTGGAAAGCCTGGCAAGCCCAAGTGGCATGAATTTATTTTTGGGTCCGTGATAAATGCGCTTGCGAGAAAATGCGGTGAGATAGATTTGTATCTTATGAGTGGAGAAACGCAGGAGCCGCCTGCCAAATACGAAGCGCCCACTTTAAAACCATTCCCATGGAAAGGTTTATTATGGGCTATGGGCGTCGTTGCAATTTGTACCATAGTAGATAGTTTTTTATTTAAGCACTTAAGCCTTGTAAATTTAATAATGATTTATTTATTAGGAGTTACCTGGATTGCTTATAAGTATGGCCGCAGAGCGTCAATTATAGCCTCGATCTTAAGCGTCTTATCTTTTGATTTCTTTTTTGTCCCGCCTTATTTCACATTTGCCGTAGCCGATGTAGAATATTTTATAACATTCACAGTTATGTTAGCGGTAGGCGTTATAATAGGAAGTCTTACAGGACGACTTCGGCAGCAGACTACAGCTATGCGACTGCGGGAAAACAGGACTCAGGCATTATATTATCTGAATAGGGATTTGGCCAAAACATCCAGTCTGGATGAAATCTTTCAGATATCGGTTCATTATGTTCAAGAGTTTTTTAAATGTCCGGCTGTTATTTTTACGCCCGTAAAAGGGAAGAGTATCGCAATTCGTTTTGGCGATACCAAAGTAATGCCATTAAGCCCAAACGAAGAAGCTGTGGCCCAGTGGGTATATGAGCATAGAAAGATGGCGGGGAAGGATACGGACACACTTCCAGGCTCACGAGGTATTTATTTGCCGTTAACCGGTGCTGAAAAGACCGTAGGCGTTATTGGGCTATTTCCTAGAGAAGAGAGGCAGTTAAACGATCCGGATCAATTGCATATACTCGAAATATTCGTAAAACAAACTGCCTCGGCGGTAGAAGGCGCTCAGCTTGCCGCCGCCGCGGTTAAAACTGATGCGGAAATCGAAAGCCAGCGTCTGCGAAACTTGCTTTTAAGTACATTTTCTCTGGATCTTCCCGCGCCGTTAAAAATAATTTCTGAAGCCACTGCGGAATTGTTAAAACCCGAGAATATGGATGATAAATTAAAACGTAGTGAATTAATTCAGAAGATCCGCGAACAGGCACAGCGCTTGAACGACCTCTCCTCCGAAATGACAAAGATAATTAAATCGGAAGAGTAA
- the kdpC gene encoding potassium-transporting ATPase subunit KdpC translates to MFREQLKSAILVFIILTIITGVLYPLFVTGIAQAFFHTKANGSLIYRNGKIIGSALIGQPFDDPKYLWGRLSATSPVPYNSNSSSGSNIGPSNGALLETVKSRIEKLRAADPKNKMPIPVDLVTSSASGLDPHISKASAYYQVPRIAKQLGLSVNIVKNIVDQNAKGRLFGLIGEPVVNVLKVNMDLDSYKK, encoded by the coding sequence ATGTTTAGAGAACAGTTAAAATCTGCCATTCTTGTTTTTATAATATTGACGATAATCACAGGAGTTCTCTACCCGCTATTTGTAACAGGAATTGCTCAAGCTTTTTTCCATACCAAAGCTAACGGTAGCCTTATATATCGAAATGGAAAAATAATTGGTTCAGCCCTTATAGGACAACCATTTGATGATCCTAAATATCTATGGGGACGGCTGTCGGCCACATCGCCCGTGCCTTATAATTCTAATTCGTCATCGGGCTCAAATATTGGGCCGTCGAATGGAGCACTTTTAGAAACTGTAAAGTCCCGTATTGAAAAACTGCGTGCAGCCGATCCTAAAAACAAGATGCCTATACCCGTAGATTTAGTGACATCATCGGCGAGCGGGCTTGATCCGCATATAAGTAAGGCTTCCGCTTATTATCAGGTTCCTCGAATAGCGAAACAACTAGGGCTCTCTGTAAATATTGTAAAAAACATTGTTGATCAAAACGCAAAAGGGCGTCTCTTTGGTTTAATCGGAGAGCCGGTTGTAAACGTATTGAAGGTAAATATGGATTTGGATTCATACAAAAAATAG